The Arachis ipaensis cultivar K30076 chromosome B03, Araip1.1, whole genome shotgun sequence region TTGGATAAGGGTGGATAAAGGAAAGCACTAGGGGGCTTCAAGAAGGTAAAATGTAGTGAATGAATAATGTCTCTAATACCAGAACAAGGATATGCATGTGCTTTCTTGTGCAAGTGATAGTTTTATATATAGCAATGACTTCCCAATGAGAAATGGATGAAAAGAACGTTGGGGTTCTTTTCTTGCCGATAGTTCAAAAGCTCTTCATTCAAGGTTGTAAAGATGATGATGCATCATACTTCACATTCAAGGCAATGCCAAATATGCGTTATTCTTACTTGCCATGcattttctaagatttgtttaaCCATAATATGCCTTGTATAAACAGCTAAGTGCTTGTTTGTTGGCTGGGGAAAGAGATATTCGTTTCCACTAGTAGACTCTTCTCATTCACAGTACAACGGTCCCAAATCCCAATAGCTCTTTTCACTTGAATTCTCTTATATATTAAAGCAATTCATTTAGAATAAAAGTTATCGGTATAAAAAGATTTCTTCTAAAATCTGATGTATCTTAACTAAACCTTTTGCACGGACTGAAAGTGAAATACTAAGATAAAATCATTTTCAAGAAAAATGTTCTACGATAAAGTAATTACTTAGAAACAAGTAGAAAGTTACACGATCGTACCTTACTTTTTGatcatttaattaataataaagaaCTAAAGAATCCGTATGCGGTATGTTATTCACACTCGCCTCGCATATCGTCAAATGAAATCACATTGTTCTCGCAACGTTTCAGCGGATCTACATGTCGTAAGGCTTGAGACAGAAAGCAATTTTCTTAATTCATTGTATTTGACTTGATAACAATTCAATCGTTCAAACGTTCCATATAAGTATGTATTATTCCAAAATGCAACAATATCCAAAGCCAATACATAGATGAATAGTGTCAAGCATATAAAATCTGCTAATGAGTTCAGGTGACCTAATTTATGATTGATTCCATGGATGCAAAATTGAACTAAGAGTAGCAATGATGATCAAGACTGATAAACCTCAGGGAGGCGAAGACCGACGCTGGCAGCAGATTTTCCAAGAGTTCTTCTCACTTCATCTGACCTATCCACCGCTATATTGTACGAGAACAACAATtcctgaaaacaaaaaaaaaaatgaatgaaataaGGGATAATACatatatgtatttatgtatatataaatagaTGGATACCTTGTGATGGTGGACACTGTTAAGCATGAGAGTGTAATCGCGCGCAAGCTTTAATTTCTGCTCAAGAGCTGCAGTATCAAGCAGATTAGGGTTCTTATGGAACTCAGACGATACGAAATCTAGAAAGTGGGGCTTGGTGTGTTCCTTCCCATTGGCATTCCCATTCACAATATGTTTCTTCACAGCTCTCACAAGATCGCGATAGATCTTAGCCGTTTGGGATCCCATTTCTTCTTATCAAACCTCTCCTCGCCACCGTTTTCCCCTCAAACAACAATTCCTGGGTTTTCGTAACTACATTGGGTCGGGCCATCACCGTTTATTTGAGCTTCAGCCCATTCATTCATCCAACCAAAAATCCCTCTTTCGAATTTCGTTACTCACAATGTCTTTCACTAGAACTGTATGCTAATAATAATGTTATTAAGACTTGGCTAAATTTCTTTAAAACTCACCCAAACAAACATTTAGTCTATCAAAGGAACTTATTATGTCTCaacgaaaagaaaaagaattttacTAGTATTTAGTTTAGATTTGCCTTAGAACTTATGTGTTCATGTAAGAATTATCCGCTTCTGTCCGGGCCAAGAAGCACCAAAACCTTGAGTCTGGATCTGGTAGCGGAAATCAACTTCAGAACACATTTTCATTACCCCTCCAACAGAGCAGGCGATTCTCTTTATTTTGCCATAACACTATTAGCTACCGGTTTTGACGTCTTTTACACAAATACCCTTTCCTGTTATGCATTATATACGTGCAAAACAAATATGTTTTCACCTACCCTATTCTCTAACCTGCAATACACAAAGCTTGTCCAAAGGACACGCGTTTAAGGAACTATATATATTACACGATAGCTCAAATGAGTTGGGAATGGACGATGTGACAGTAACCCACTCTTTGTCAACCTTCTCAACATAGGAATTTGCCTTTTCTATTGCATCAAACTGGAGTATGTTGCTCTCCTTCAATAACTTACTCACAAAATCCATGGAGAATATCATGTCAACATTTTTATCCGAATCCGCTATTGCATTTGCATGTGGAATTTGTATCCCAATATTGGCTCCCCTTGATCTAACCAACCCAAGTAGTAGAGAGTTGCCACCAGCAATTCTTCCACTTGGACAGCATACCTTCAAGAACGTTCAAGAGACATGAATCAGGGAAAACATATACCACTTTAACAATGAAACATAGCAATTGTTTCCAAATATGTAAGCTTATGAATCACACAAAATATGGAATTAAGGCTTTATCAAATACTGATTGCAAaatgtttaattttgatataattatGTAACTGACAGAAGCAAGAAGTATGAAATCTCCAGGACAGTCATTTGAAAGAGGAAAACCCAGAGAAATTCAAAGGTTATCAATGATTGAGCATCTGAACTTCATCAAACCAGTTAGCGATAGGAATGAAGCTTAAGAGAATTCAATGGCGAAACTACTCGGCAAGTAGAAATGAGAAAAGAACCTAACCTCAATGTACTCAACACCCATGTTGATAAGATTATCCATGATGTTATGCTTTGAAAACAAGCTAATAAATCCTCCAGATCCAGCAGGAGCTTGGAGTATTTCCCAAGGCGATTTCATCAAGATCTTATACTTGTTCTCTCCTTCCGGCAAACTGCTAATAACCGGTAGCTTCTCTTCTTCCAAAAACCATACCTACACAACAATCATAAATTAGATACTTTGAGTTGAAACTGCTATCATTATTTCTGGAGATACCTTTATCCTCTCTTACTATTTTCCATTCTAGTTTAATAATATTTCATTGTATATGTTAAAAGAAGAAGTGGGAACTAATAAATGCGACACACTTCAAGATATATGTGACATAATAATACAAAAAAACTAAAGGAGATCCTTTGCATGCATGGTGTGAACCTTTTCAGAGTCAAATCCAAAATGATTATTGTTTGTAAACAATGTTGTTAAAGGCTGGATTTGTTCTGCTGAAGAGACCAAAATTAAAGGCACAGATACACGATCTTCGACCTGCAAATAATGGAAATGTATTAGATAAGAGAAGTTGTGTAGTATATCTTAGTAAAGTCACTCCAAAAACATTCACCTAGTTGGATAATACCTCAGAAATCAGCTTCATTTCTATAATAcctcaaaaataagaaaataaaacacaagtTTGCAACAACTTACAAAAGTTTCATGATTGCAGAGTAACTTTTGGAGCAAGGTAAGTGGTGAACTTTCAGTTGCTTCAGTTTCAACATTGCCAGGGTTCCTAATGCAATCCTGATTCTCTTCACTCAAAAGCAGGACAATAGCCATTTTGCCTTTGCTCATGAGCTTAAGTCCCTTTTCCTGCATCCTCATATCTCCAACCAACTTCTTACTTCTATCTACGAAAGATTCTGCCGATATTTCCAGAGAACTTATAAGCTTTGCTTCTAGGGAGCGGACCAACTCAGCCATGTTCCATCtgctttaaaatagtcaaaacaGCATAAATATAACGAAATGTCCTTTTGCAGGGATAAGGGACAGGGAAGTGGCGACAAATAAGTGATAGAAAAATATAATGATGATGGGTAAAgttcaagaaaaaagaaaagataattaAATAAGACATACTATTGTATCCTGTCATTTTTCATCAGTAAGAATGAAAAGTTACATCACAATTGTAATCCTTCAACCACATCTATCGTGAATTATATAATAAAAGGTAAGAAACAATGTTAGGTCATGTTAGCTAATACATAGTTTCTGTTTTTTCTATTTATGAGGATGGGATTGAACTTGTCATAATTCAAAACAACTCTTGTTAAATTAACTTACCTCTTGATTGGTTGTTCAAGACTTTGTAAAGCCTCCTGTAACAATTTGGAGTTGACATCCACAATCTGCTCACTAAGCAATCTCCTCTGTTCTTTCTCTCCATATCGAAGTCCATGAAATACATGCTGTTGCTCCATTTCAACAAGTTTCTTTTTCACTGCTATGAGCTGCTTTGAAAACTTTTTCCTCTCCTTCCATTCCTAAAATATAGCAAAAAGTGAACTATCCATACTAGATAACATCCTTGCATCAGCTATACATAGTAAAAGCATCCAGTCAAATAATTAGATCAAAActgaaaataatacataaaaTGCAATTTCAAACCCAAAAGCTACATGCACAACAATTGGGAGGTATCCAGAATGGAACATTATCAAAATCCAAGAACTACATGTTAAATTATGTGAGTTTGTTGGCCAGGTTATCATACAAGTGGTAAAAAGGTAAGACAAATTATACTAAAAGATAGATTATTGTGCTTTACTATCACAGCAAAATAACCAATGAACCAACCGAATCTCAAAGTGAACATTAACAGGTAGAAACTAAGAAAGGTAATCCAGCATCATCAATAACCACAAAACTTTCATAATTGTCAAAAAAAAGGACAAGACAACAAGAATAACAAGTTGGCAGTAAAGCATAGGAAAGTGTGCCTCACAAGTTGGCGCctttcttttttggacctttcaTCATATCGTAGGTTTAATTCAAGGAGTCCTTTGGGGGGCGTAATATGCATTTCTCTTCTTTCCATATCAACATCTGGAACAATTGCTTCGACAAAAGGCACCAAAACAAGCTGATCAGATGCTTCCGTTTCCGCTGACCTTGGCTTGCCACTTTTATCAAGTATGTCAAAAGACGAATCAAGTGACACTTGTAGTAGGTCATTGGCTCCACTATTGAAAACATTAATAACAGTTCCCACAAGTTCTCCACTTTCCTGATAGAAAGAAATACAGTCAGCACCTTAACATATCGCATTAAGGAACCAAAACTAACAACTAGGTGACGAAAATATGAAAGCAGAAACATCCTTAAGTTAATATTTCTATTACGATTTCATCAGTTAGAATCACCAAGGTGATAATAGACCTCTAAAATTCGATAAATAGGCAGCTGATTAATAGCACAAGGGtactttaattttgttaaaaCAGTTGATAttttagcaaaataaataaataataacaagaaAAAATTCATGATTATCACTAACCTTCAAAAAAACTCTCATCCCAACAAGATCATGAGTGTAAAATTCACCCTCCTCTAAGTCTGGCCTGTCTTCTTTCGTGACAAGCAACGTAGCACCAATAAGCATCTTAGCCTGTGTGACATATTGATTAGTCAGAACCAAGAAAACATGCATATGAATATGATATAATGAAACACGCCATGTGAAAGTTTTCCCTGCGAGTAAAAAAATCAAATACCTGGTCGACAGAGTCAATCCCTTTGAATTTAAGTATCCAACTCTTGAGTGCAGGGTGCTCTCTACCTTCCTCAAGCTCGACCTCTCGAAGGGTTTCGGCATTCAAAACCTTCTGCCTCAACCATCTTCTCCCGGGCTACACAATACTACGAACAGATGAATaaagaaacaaacaaacaacGTATGATAAAATAATGATGATAAAAGGAAGGAATTTTGGTACAGTGGAGAAGCGGAGTTGAGGGAAATCGGTGGTGGGTTTGACACGAAGCTCGCCATGAAGACCATGAACACTTGAAATGTATCCAATATCGATGAAGGTGGATTCATTGGTGGGGGTGTCAAGAAGAGGCTCTTGGGTAGGTGTAGGTGTAGCAGTGGCGGAATGGAGAGGAGGGAGGAGAAGGCGCGTGGTGTTGGTAGGGAGAGAAGAAGGGTAGAAAGGTAAATGAATAGCACCGGATGGTCGCTGAGAGGTTCTGAGAGTGGCAGTCGGCAGTGGCAATGGCACAACCTGCATCCTCCTCCTTCTGGATAGACACGCAGAAACGCAAATTCGGAATTGCCAAACACGTCACAACTAAAACTACCGTCTAAGACTTCTCTAAACTTGTTTGGAGgagaaaataattatattttttNNNNNNNNNNNNNNNNNNNNNNNNNNNNNNNNNNNNNNNNNNNNNNNNNNNNNNNNNNNNNNNNNNNNNNNNNNNNNNNNNNNNNNNNNNNNNNNNNNNNNNNNNNNNNNNNNNNNNNNNNNNNNNNNNNNNNNNNNNNNNNNNNNNNNNNNNNNNNNNNNNNNNNNNNNNNNNNNNNNNNNNNNNNNNNNNNNNNNNNNNNNNNNNNNNNNNNNNNNNNNNNNNNNNNNNNNNNNNNNNNNNNNNNNNNNNNNNNNNNNNNNNNNNNNNNNNNNNNNNNNNNNNNNNNNNNNNNNNNNNNNNNNNNNNNNNNNNNNNNNNNNNNNNNNNNNNNNNNNNNNNNNNNNNNNNNNNNNNNNNNNNNNNNNNNNNNNNNNNNNNNNNNNNNNNNNNNNNNNNNNNNNNNNNNNNNNNNNNNNNNNNNNNNNNNNNNNNNNNNNNNNNNNNNNNNNNNNNNNNNNNNNNNNNNNNNNNNNNNNNNNNNNNNNNNNNNNNNNNNNNNNNNNNNNNNNNNNNNNNNNNNNNNNNNNNNNNNNNNNNNNNNNNNNNNNNNNNNNNNNNNNNNNNNNNNNNNNNNNNNNNNNNNNNNNNNNNNNNNNNNNNNNNNNNNNNNNNNNNNNNNNNNNNNNNNNNNNNNNNNNNNNNNNNNNNNNNNNNNNNNNNNNNNNNNNNNNNNNNNNNNNNNNNNNNNNNNNNNNNNNNNNNNNNNNNNNNNNNNNNNNNNNNNNNNNNNNNNNNNNNNNNNNNNNNNNNNNNNNNNNNNNNNNNNNNNNNNNNNNNNNNNNNNNNNNNNNNNNNNNNNNNNNNNNNNNNNNNNNNNNNNNNNNNNNNNNNNNNNNNNNNNNNNNNNNNNNNNNNNNNNNNNNNNNNNNNNNNNNNNNNNNNNNNNNNNNNNNNNNNNNNNNNNNNNNNNNNNNNNNNNNNNNNNNNNNNNNNNNNNNNNNNNNNNNNNNNNNNNNNNNNNNNNNNAAAAATTATATTTGCTAAAATTATTCACATCAAAACtaacctttttattttgaaatatgcTTTTTCATTTGTCTTCAAGAATTTAAAATAGAGTGGACTCGTTGTATTTTCCCACAGGTGGATGTAGCAGGAAGGGAGAAAAGGAAAGAGAGGCATCGGAACATGGCAGCGACGCTCACAAATTCTACCCGTAAGTAAACTATAATGTTGTTCAACCTTCATCAAATTTAATTGTTAATCTCATTAtggttcctctctctctctctctgcttcCGCCTCAGGTTGCTTTGACGCTCTTAAACTTCGAGAATTTATTTCTGAGGGTTCACTTGATTTCGAACAATGGACTTCACTCATCTCTGATGTTGAGAAAATCTATCCTGTAAGTAAGTTTAATTCCAATAATTCAAAGATTCGGAACTTCagctttttttaaataattttttttagaaaaatttatCAGTTGTTTGTTAGATAAGCATAGCTAAACAAAACATATGGTTGATTTTGAGGAAGGTTTGAAGTTGGATAGTTTTAGTTCTCATTGTTGATAACATGTGACTTTTTGTTAGGTGAAAAGAGAAATTGAGAATCAGAGCTGTAAATGCTATATTTTGTGATTTAATTAACATGTAAGGATGTACAGAGAAGCTTGAACTTGACATTGATGCAGGATGACATGGAGAAAATATGTCTGACATATGAAAATTTCTTATCCAACTTCCCATTGTGTTTTGGGTATTGGAGGAAGTATGCTGCTCACATGGCACGCTTATCCACTGCAGATAAGGTTTTGGAAGTCTTTGAAAAAGCTGTTTTGGCTGCAACGTATTCAGTAGGGATGTGGGTCGATTACTGTAGCTTCTCCATGTCGGCTTTTGAAGACCCATCTGATGTTCGGAGGTAAATGTTGATACAGAAGCTGTTTGGATAAATGATTTAGGTGGAGTATGCTTCCACACTCCATGCATGCTTCTTAACTTTTGGTTGTTCTGGAAAGCAATAAAATGTTTTTCTTGATATGTTTTTTCCCCCAGATTGTTCAAGCGAGCAGTTTCCTTTGTTGGGAAGGACTACTTATGCCATACATTGTGGGACAAGTATATTCAGTTTGAGTTTTCCCAGCAGCAGTGGGTTTCTCTTGCTCACATTTATATCCAGACTCTTGAGTTCCCAACCAAAAAGTTGCACCAGTATTATGATAGGTATGCCTTGTTCTGTGAAAGATGTCTGAGTCTTTAAAGCCCCTTTGTTGGTCATCATCTTCATATATGTGCTTGACATGGCTGGCAGTTGGAATGTACTTCTGTAACGTGTGTATGATTTTGTCGAGTGTGTGTGTATACCTGAATAGTATGCTTATCAGATATTATTTCTATACTTGTCCAgttttaaaaagttat contains the following coding sequences:
- the LOC107632146 gene encoding uncharacterized protein LOC107632146 isoform X1, producing MGSQTAKIYRDLVRAVKKHIVNGNANGKEHTKPHFLDFVSSEFHKNPNLLDTAALEQKLKLARDYTLMLNSVHHHKELLFSYNIAVDRSDEVRRTLGKSAASVGLRLPERIQVKRAIGIWDRCTVNEKSLLVETNISFPSQQTST
- the LOC107632146 gene encoding uncharacterized protein LOC107632146 isoform X2, whose product is MGSQTAKIYRDLVRAVKKHIVNGNANGKEHTKPHFLDFVSSEFHKNPNLLDTAALEQKLKLARDYTLMLNSVHHHKELLFSYNIAVDRSDEVRRTLGKSAASVGLRLPEVYQS
- the LOC107632144 gene encoding uncharacterized protein LOC107632144 isoform X2, translating into MQVVPLPLPTATLRTSQRPSGAIHLPFYPSSLPTNTTRLLLPPLHSATATPTPTQEPLLDTPTNESTFIDIGYISSVHGLHGELRVKPTTDFPQLRFSTPGRRWLRQKVLNAETLREVELEEGREHPALKSWILKFKGIDSVDQAKMLIGATLLVTKEDRPDLEEGEFYTHDLVGMRVFLKESGELVGTVINVFNSGANDLLQVSLDSSFDILDKSGKPRSAETEASDQLVLVPFVEAIVPDVDMERREMHITPPKGLLELNLRYDERSKKERRQLEWKERKKFSKQLIAVKKKLVEMEQQHVFHGLRYGEKEQRRLLSEQIVDVNSKLLQEALQSLEQPIKRWNMAELVRSLEAKLISSLEISAESFVDRSKKLVGDMRMQEKGLKLMSKGKMAIVLLLSEENQDCIRNPGNVETEATESSPLTLLQKLLCNHETFVEDRVSVPLILVSSAEQIQPLTTLFTNNNHFGFDSEKVWFLEEEKLPVISSLPEGENKYKILMKSPWEILQAPAGSGGFISLFSKHNIMDNLINMGVEYIEVCCPSGRIAGGNSLLLGLVRSRGANIGIQIPHANAIADSDKNVDMIFSMDFVSKLLKESNILQFDAIEKANSYVEKVDKEWVTVTSSIPNSFELSCNIYSSLNACPLDKLCVLQVRE
- the LOC107632144 gene encoding uncharacterized protein LOC107632144 isoform X1 — translated: MQVVPLPLPTATLRTSQRPSGAIHLPFYPSSLPTNTTRLLLPPLHSATATPTPTQEPLLDTPTNESTFIDIGYISSVHGLHGELRVKPTTDFPQLRFSTPGRRWLRQKVLNAETLREVELEEGREHPALKSWILKFKGIDSVDQAKMLIGATLLVTKEDRPDLEEGEFYTHDLVGMRVFLKESGELVGTVINVFNSGANDLLQVSLDSSFDILDKSGKPRSAETEASDQLVLVPFVEAIVPDVDMERREMHITPPKGLLELNLRYDERSKKERRQLEWKERKKFSKQLIAVKKKLVEMEQQHVFHGLRYGEKEQRRLLSEQIVDVNSKLLQEALQSLEQPIKSRWNMAELVRSLEAKLISSLEISAESFVDRSKKLVGDMRMQEKGLKLMSKGKMAIVLLLSEENQDCIRNPGNVETEATESSPLTLLQKLLCNHETFVEDRVSVPLILVSSAEQIQPLTTLFTNNNHFGFDSEKVWFLEEEKLPVISSLPEGENKYKILMKSPWEILQAPAGSGGFISLFSKHNIMDNLINMGVEYIEVCCPSGRIAGGNSLLLGLVRSRGANIGIQIPHANAIADSDKNVDMIFSMDFVSKLLKESNILQFDAIEKANSYVEKVDKEWVTVTSSIPNSFELSCNIYSSLNACPLDKLCVLQVRE